Proteins from a genomic interval of Osmia bicornis bicornis chromosome 11, iOsmBic2.1, whole genome shotgun sequence:
- the LOC114872433 gene encoding alpha-tocopherol transfer protein-like isoform X3, with protein MFKKTMLTDCEKLPSLKLGDFTLEFELGPPSAELQEVAKKELRETPELQKEAIAQFKELLKAETDLKVPLDNEAWLIRFLRPCKYYPESALKLVKHYYNFKVKHANVYDNLKPSREKNIFEQNILTVLPNRDQHGRRMLIIELGKKWKHNKCNLDEVFKGCVLYLEAAMLEPASQIAGAVVIFDMDGLSLQQTWQFNPPFAKRIVDWLQDAMPLRIKNIHIVNQPYVFNMVFALFKPFLREKLKSRIIFHGTDRKSLHQYISPKCLPDCYGGNLQIPRVTGPQWLELLLMCDQEYDAINSYGYKKK; from the exons ATGTTTAAAA AAACAATGTTGACCGATTGCGAGAAACTTCCGTCCCTGAAACTCGGCGACTTCACGCTCGAGTTTGAGCTTGGACCACCTAGCGCGGAATTGCAGGAAGTCGCTAAAAAGGAGCTACGAGAGACCCCTGAACTCCAGAAAGAAGCAATTGCTCAATTTAAAGAATTACTCAAAG CCGAGACGGACCTAAAAGTTCCATTGGATAACGAGGCATGGTTGATCCGGTTCCTCAGGCCTTGCAAGTATTATCCGGAATCAGCATTGAAGCTGGTGAAACATTATTACAACTTCAAAGTGAAACACGCGAACGTATACGATAACTTGAAACCGAGCCGGGAAAAGAACATCTTTGAACAAAATATCCTGACCGTGTTACCGAATCGGGACCAACATGGACGAAGGATGTTGATCATCGAGCTGGGTAAAAAATGGAAACACAACAAGTGCAACCTGGACGAAGTATTCAAAGGATGCGTCTTATACCTGGAGGCAGCTATGTTAGAGCCAGCTTCACAAATCGCAGGAGCAGTTGTTATATTTGACATGGACGGATTGAGCCTTCAGCAAACATGGCAGTTCAATCCGCCGTTCGCGAAAAGGATAGTCGATTGGCTGCAGGATGCTATGCCGCTTAGGATAAAAAACATTCATATTGTTAATCAACCATACGTGTTCAATATGGTGTTCGCGCTGTTCAAACCGTTCCTTAGAGAAAAGCTGAAGAGCAGG ATCATCTTCCATGGCACGGATCGCAAATCGTTACACCAGTACATTTCACCAAAATGTCTGCCAGATTGTTACGGAGGAAATCTGCAAATTCCAAGAGTAACTGGACCACAGTGGCTGGAGTTGTTGCTAATGTGCGATCAAGAATACGATG CGATCAACTCGTACGGTTACAAGAAGAAGTAG
- the LOC114872433 gene encoding alpha-tocopherol transfer protein-like isoform X2 codes for MELGKTMLTDCEKLPSLKLGDFTLEFELGPPSAELQEVAKKELRETPELQKEAIAQFKELLKAETDLKVPLDNEAWLIRFLRPCKYYPESALKLVKHYYNFKVKHANVYDNLKPSREKNIFEQNILTVLPNRDQHGRRMLIIELGKKWKHNKCNLDEVFKGCVLYLEAAMLEPASQIAGAVVIFDMDGLSLQQTWQFNPPFAKRIVDWLQDAMPLRIKNIHIVNQPYVFNMVFALFKPFLREKLKSRIIFHGTDRKSLHQYISPKCLPDCYGGNLQIPRVTGPQWLELLLMCDQEYDAINSYGYKKK; via the exons ATGGAGCTGGGAA AAACAATGTTGACCGATTGCGAGAAACTTCCGTCCCTGAAACTCGGCGACTTCACGCTCGAGTTTGAGCTTGGACCACCTAGCGCGGAATTGCAGGAAGTCGCTAAAAAGGAGCTACGAGAGACCCCTGAACTCCAGAAAGAAGCAATTGCTCAATTTAAAGAATTACTCAAAG CCGAGACGGACCTAAAAGTTCCATTGGATAACGAGGCATGGTTGATCCGGTTCCTCAGGCCTTGCAAGTATTATCCGGAATCAGCATTGAAGCTGGTGAAACATTATTACAACTTCAAAGTGAAACACGCGAACGTATACGATAACTTGAAACCGAGCCGGGAAAAGAACATCTTTGAACAAAATATCCTGACCGTGTTACCGAATCGGGACCAACATGGACGAAGGATGTTGATCATCGAGCTGGGTAAAAAATGGAAACACAACAAGTGCAACCTGGACGAAGTATTCAAAGGATGCGTCTTATACCTGGAGGCAGCTATGTTAGAGCCAGCTTCACAAATCGCAGGAGCAGTTGTTATATTTGACATGGACGGATTGAGCCTTCAGCAAACATGGCAGTTCAATCCGCCGTTCGCGAAAAGGATAGTCGATTGGCTGCAGGATGCTATGCCGCTTAGGATAAAAAACATTCATATTGTTAATCAACCATACGTGTTCAATATGGTGTTCGCGCTGTTCAAACCGTTCCTTAGAGAAAAGCTGAAGAGCAGG ATCATCTTCCATGGCACGGATCGCAAATCGTTACACCAGTACATTTCACCAAAATGTCTGCCAGATTGTTACGGAGGAAATCTGCAAATTCCAAGAGTAACTGGACCACAGTGGCTGGAGTTGTTGCTAATGTGCGATCAAGAATACGATG CGATCAACTCGTACGGTTACAAGAAGAAGTAG
- the LOC114872433 gene encoding alpha-tocopherol transfer protein-like isoform X1, which yields MEYIKQTMLTDCEKLPSLKLGDFTLEFELGPPSAELQEVAKKELRETPELQKEAIAQFKELLKAETDLKVPLDNEAWLIRFLRPCKYYPESALKLVKHYYNFKVKHANVYDNLKPSREKNIFEQNILTVLPNRDQHGRRMLIIELGKKWKHNKCNLDEVFKGCVLYLEAAMLEPASQIAGAVVIFDMDGLSLQQTWQFNPPFAKRIVDWLQDAMPLRIKNIHIVNQPYVFNMVFALFKPFLREKLKSRIIFHGTDRKSLHQYISPKCLPDCYGGNLQIPRVTGPQWLELLLMCDQEYDAINSYGYKKK from the exons AAACAATGTTGACCGATTGCGAGAAACTTCCGTCCCTGAAACTCGGCGACTTCACGCTCGAGTTTGAGCTTGGACCACCTAGCGCGGAATTGCAGGAAGTCGCTAAAAAGGAGCTACGAGAGACCCCTGAACTCCAGAAAGAAGCAATTGCTCAATTTAAAGAATTACTCAAAG CCGAGACGGACCTAAAAGTTCCATTGGATAACGAGGCATGGTTGATCCGGTTCCTCAGGCCTTGCAAGTATTATCCGGAATCAGCATTGAAGCTGGTGAAACATTATTACAACTTCAAAGTGAAACACGCGAACGTATACGATAACTTGAAACCGAGCCGGGAAAAGAACATCTTTGAACAAAATATCCTGACCGTGTTACCGAATCGGGACCAACATGGACGAAGGATGTTGATCATCGAGCTGGGTAAAAAATGGAAACACAACAAGTGCAACCTGGACGAAGTATTCAAAGGATGCGTCTTATACCTGGAGGCAGCTATGTTAGAGCCAGCTTCACAAATCGCAGGAGCAGTTGTTATATTTGACATGGACGGATTGAGCCTTCAGCAAACATGGCAGTTCAATCCGCCGTTCGCGAAAAGGATAGTCGATTGGCTGCAGGATGCTATGCCGCTTAGGATAAAAAACATTCATATTGTTAATCAACCATACGTGTTCAATATGGTGTTCGCGCTGTTCAAACCGTTCCTTAGAGAAAAGCTGAAGAGCAGG ATCATCTTCCATGGCACGGATCGCAAATCGTTACACCAGTACATTTCACCAAAATGTCTGCCAGATTGTTACGGAGGAAATCTGCAAATTCCAAGAGTAACTGGACCACAGTGGCTGGAGTTGTTGCTAATGTGCGATCAAGAATACGATG CGATCAACTCGTACGGTTACAAGAAGAAGTAG
- the LOC114872433 gene encoding alpha-tocopherol transfer protein-like isoform X4 — protein sequence MLTDCEKLPSLKLGDFTLEFELGPPSAELQEVAKKELRETPELQKEAIAQFKELLKAETDLKVPLDNEAWLIRFLRPCKYYPESALKLVKHYYNFKVKHANVYDNLKPSREKNIFEQNILTVLPNRDQHGRRMLIIELGKKWKHNKCNLDEVFKGCVLYLEAAMLEPASQIAGAVVIFDMDGLSLQQTWQFNPPFAKRIVDWLQDAMPLRIKNIHIVNQPYVFNMVFALFKPFLREKLKSRIIFHGTDRKSLHQYISPKCLPDCYGGNLQIPRVTGPQWLELLLMCDQEYDAINSYGYKKK from the exons ATGTTGACCGATTGCGAGAAACTTCCGTCCCTGAAACTCGGCGACTTCACGCTCGAGTTTGAGCTTGGACCACCTAGCGCGGAATTGCAGGAAGTCGCTAAAAAGGAGCTACGAGAGACCCCTGAACTCCAGAAAGAAGCAATTGCTCAATTTAAAGAATTACTCAAAG CCGAGACGGACCTAAAAGTTCCATTGGATAACGAGGCATGGTTGATCCGGTTCCTCAGGCCTTGCAAGTATTATCCGGAATCAGCATTGAAGCTGGTGAAACATTATTACAACTTCAAAGTGAAACACGCGAACGTATACGATAACTTGAAACCGAGCCGGGAAAAGAACATCTTTGAACAAAATATCCTGACCGTGTTACCGAATCGGGACCAACATGGACGAAGGATGTTGATCATCGAGCTGGGTAAAAAATGGAAACACAACAAGTGCAACCTGGACGAAGTATTCAAAGGATGCGTCTTATACCTGGAGGCAGCTATGTTAGAGCCAGCTTCACAAATCGCAGGAGCAGTTGTTATATTTGACATGGACGGATTGAGCCTTCAGCAAACATGGCAGTTCAATCCGCCGTTCGCGAAAAGGATAGTCGATTGGCTGCAGGATGCTATGCCGCTTAGGATAAAAAACATTCATATTGTTAATCAACCATACGTGTTCAATATGGTGTTCGCGCTGTTCAAACCGTTCCTTAGAGAAAAGCTGAAGAGCAGG ATCATCTTCCATGGCACGGATCGCAAATCGTTACACCAGTACATTTCACCAAAATGTCTGCCAGATTGTTACGGAGGAAATCTGCAAATTCCAAGAGTAACTGGACCACAGTGGCTGGAGTTGTTGCTAATGTGCGATCAAGAATACGATG CGATCAACTCGTACGGTTACAAGAAGAAGTAG
- the LOC114872432 gene encoding alpha-tocopherol transfer protein-like isoform X1: MYFRQINFFGDKQRPILATDPGMEAKQGNPDEGEIMKLREIPQFTAGNFVLKAELDDDDESFKEKAKNELRETPEVVQQALKDIRVILKAEPNLVLPDNDEFLQKFLRPCKWYPKSAFELMKRFYQFRLNHPRYCENLLPSVETKPFVAELVIPLPDRTIDGCRLLLINAGKKWNPKQVSLDNLFRASMLSLDAAIAEPKTQIAGVHVLLNMDGLSLSQVTYFTPSFAANVAEWVQKCLPSRLKGIHIVNQPFIFNMVFAIFKPFLMEKTRNRIHFHGTNWSSLTSIIGTKNLPKELGGDFEMPTVPIGQGISDYFCLFEKDFEVSNKHGYKKNAKR, translated from the exons ATGTATTTCCGACAGATAAATTTCTTTGGTGACAAGCAAAGGCCGATCCTTGCCACTGATCCTGGCATGGAGGCCAAACAAGGGAATCCGGACGAGGGGGAAATCATGAAATTGAGAGAGATACCACAGTTCACCGCGGGTAATTTCGTATTGAAGGCTGAATTGGATGATGACGATGAGAGTTTCAAAGAGAAGGCGAAAAACGAGCTTCGAGAGACACCTGAGGTAGTCCAGCAAGCGTTGAAGGACATCAGGGTAATATTAAAAG CTGAGCCGAATTTGGTTTTACCGGACAATGACGAGTTTCTTCAGAAGTTCCTGCGACCTTGCAAATGGTACCCGAAGAGTGCCTTCGAATTG ATGAAAAGGTTCTATCAATTCCGACTGAACCATCCACGATACTGTGAAAATCTGCTACCAAGCGTAGAGACAAAACCATTTGTCGCAGAACTTGTGATACCATTACCAGATCGAACGATAGACGGTTGCAGGTTGTTGCTAATTAACGCTGGAAAAAAGTGGAATCCTAAGCAGGTTTCTCTTGATAATTTGTTTCGTGCTTCTATGTTGTCCTTGGATGCAGCCATTGCCGAGCCAAAGACGCAG ATAGCTGGTGTTCACGTACTCCTGAACATGGACGGACTCTCGTTGAGCCAAGTAACCTATTTCACACCTAGTTTCGCTGCCAATGTGGCAGAATGGGTACAGAAATGTTTGCCATCTCGTCTGAAGGGAATTCACATAGTGAACCAACCGTTTATATTTAACATGGTCTTCGCCATTTTTAAGCCTTTCCTTATG GAGAAAACACGTAACAGGATTCATTTCCATGGAACGAACTGGAGTTCGTTGACTTCTATTATAGGCACCAAAAACTTACCTAAAGAACTTGGTGGAGACTTCGAAATGCCAACTGTTCCTATTGGTCAAGGAATTTCTGATTATTTCTGTTTGTTCGAGAAAGATTTCGAAG tttCCAATAAACACGGgtataaaaaaaatgcaaagcGATAA
- the LOC114872432 gene encoding alpha-tocopherol transfer protein-like isoform X2, protein MEAKQGNPDEGEIMKLREIPQFTAGNFVLKAELDDDDESFKEKAKNELRETPEVVQQALKDIRVILKAEPNLVLPDNDEFLQKFLRPCKWYPKSAFELMKRFYQFRLNHPRYCENLLPSVETKPFVAELVIPLPDRTIDGCRLLLINAGKKWNPKQVSLDNLFRASMLSLDAAIAEPKTQIAGVHVLLNMDGLSLSQVTYFTPSFAANVAEWVQKCLPSRLKGIHIVNQPFIFNMVFAIFKPFLMEKTRNRIHFHGTNWSSLTSIIGTKNLPKELGGDFEMPTVPIGQGISDYFCLFEKDFEVSNKHGYKKNAKR, encoded by the exons ATGGAGGCCAAACAAGGGAATCCGGACGAGGGGGAAATCATGAAATTGAGAGAGATACCACAGTTCACCGCGGGTAATTTCGTATTGAAGGCTGAATTGGATGATGACGATGAGAGTTTCAAAGAGAAGGCGAAAAACGAGCTTCGAGAGACACCTGAGGTAGTCCAGCAAGCGTTGAAGGACATCAGGGTAATATTAAAAG CTGAGCCGAATTTGGTTTTACCGGACAATGACGAGTTTCTTCAGAAGTTCCTGCGACCTTGCAAATGGTACCCGAAGAGTGCCTTCGAATTG ATGAAAAGGTTCTATCAATTCCGACTGAACCATCCACGATACTGTGAAAATCTGCTACCAAGCGTAGAGACAAAACCATTTGTCGCAGAACTTGTGATACCATTACCAGATCGAACGATAGACGGTTGCAGGTTGTTGCTAATTAACGCTGGAAAAAAGTGGAATCCTAAGCAGGTTTCTCTTGATAATTTGTTTCGTGCTTCTATGTTGTCCTTGGATGCAGCCATTGCCGAGCCAAAGACGCAG ATAGCTGGTGTTCACGTACTCCTGAACATGGACGGACTCTCGTTGAGCCAAGTAACCTATTTCACACCTAGTTTCGCTGCCAATGTGGCAGAATGGGTACAGAAATGTTTGCCATCTCGTCTGAAGGGAATTCACATAGTGAACCAACCGTTTATATTTAACATGGTCTTCGCCATTTTTAAGCCTTTCCTTATG GAGAAAACACGTAACAGGATTCATTTCCATGGAACGAACTGGAGTTCGTTGACTTCTATTATAGGCACCAAAAACTTACCTAAAGAACTTGGTGGAGACTTCGAAATGCCAACTGTTCCTATTGGTCAAGGAATTTCTGATTATTTCTGTTTGTTCGAGAAAGATTTCGAAG tttCCAATAAACACGGgtataaaaaaaatgcaaagcGATAA
- the LOC114872434 gene encoding clavesin-1: MSFELRTQPAGPEAKAVAEKELREIPENIQEGLAQLKKYLEEDKKLHFKTDDDFLLIFLRPCKFYANSAYELMKRVAEFKEKNAVLFDNILPADEKVAILEHNVVNVLKGTDHKGRRVLFVNCGKTWDPSKVCADQILRLLYLVHLLAMQEPETQIFGTVVIMDYDGLSMKQVMGLTPSFNMKLLTFIQDAMPLRLKEVHIVKQPFLFNMIWQMFKPLVREKLKSRMFFHGTKMSSLHQYIPKSHLPKNYDGDLPEMDYTSADWYPTLLKHEDKLKEWSTYGLRKNQ, from the exons ATGTCGTTCGAGCTTCGTACGCAACCGGCGGGACCGGAAGCTAAGGCCGTGGCCGAGAAAGAGCTTAGAGAGATACCGGAGAACATTCAGGAAGGGCTCGCTCAGTTAAAGAAATACCTGGAGG AGGACAAGAAGCTCCATTTCAAAACGGACGACGATTTTCTGTTGATTTTCCTTCGACCATGCAAATTCTACGCGAACAGCGCTTACGAGTTGATGAAGAGGGTCGCCGAGTTCAAAGAGAAAAACGCAGTCCTCTTCGACAATATACTGCCCGCCGACGAGAAGGTGGCCATTTTGGAGCACAATGTGGTGAATGTACTTAAAGGCACGGATCATAAAGGGCGAAGGGTGCTGTTTGTTAACTGCGGAAAGACTTGGGATCCGTCCAAAGTCTGCGCCGATCAGATACTCCGGTTGCTCTATTTAGTCCACTTATTGGCTATGCAAGAGCCAGAAACTCAG aTATTCGGTACCGTCGTTATAATGGATTACGATGGTTTGTCTATGAAACAAGTGATGGGTCTCACGCCGTCTTTCAACATGAAGCTGTTGACTTTCATTCAGGACGCCATGCCTTTGCGTTTAAAAGAG GTTCACATTGTGAAGCAACCATTCCTCTTCAACATGATATGGCAAATGTTCAAGCCACTCGTCagggaaaaattgaaaagtcgTATGTTCTTCCATGGTACCAAAATGTCATCTCTTCATCAATACATTCCAAAGAGTCACTTGCCGAAAAATTATGATGGTGATCTGCCGGAAATGGATTACACCAGTGCAGATTGGTACCCTACTTTGCTGAAGCACGAGGACAAACTTAAGG aatgGAGCACTTACGGATTGCGGAAAAACCAGTag
- the LOC114872435 gene encoding transmembrane protein 18 — protein MPEDQVKSPIDGILPFLQSIEWKDPWLALLLTFHIAVTTTALMTRNHANFQIILFLALLLLVYFSESINEVAASNWRLFSRQQYFDSNGLFISVVFSVPILMNCMIMVASWLYQSSQLMTSLKRAQLRQQARNRQLEDESTNANGTVVREKQD, from the exons ATGCCGGAGGACCAAGTGAAGTCTCCGATCGACGGTATTTTACCGTTCTTACAAAGC ATTGAATGGAAGGATCCATGGCTGGCATTGTTATTGACTTTTCATATTGCTGTTACAACCACCGCATTGATGACAAGGAACCATGCCAATTTTCAGATTATACTATTTCTAGCTCtat TACTCTTGGTATACTTTTCTGAAAGCATCAATGAAGTAGCTGCATCTAATTGGAG gtTGTTTTCAAGACAGCAGTATTTTGATTCTAATGGTCTCTTTATATCTGTAGTATTTTCTGTACCTATTTTGATGAACTGTATGATAATGGTA GCTAGTTGGCTGTATCAATCTAGTCAATTAATGACTAGTTTGAAAAGGGCCCAATTAAGGCAACAAGCAAGAAACCGGCAATTAGAAGATGAATCCACAAATGCAAATGGTACTGTTGTAAGAGAAAAGCAGGATTAA
- the LOC114872439 gene encoding nucleolar GTP-binding protein 2, whose protein sequence is MAKSRVTSKPPRKEGFNRSGHSMNPERPTEGLKGVAKVRTKATIKRLQMYRNQKPKRDRTGKIISPAPFQGWQPSGTMSRVEPSQRWFGNSRVISQNALQKFQDELGKAMKDPYNVIMKPTQMPTTLLQQKAANARVHLLDTESFESVFGPKKLRKKPNLPISSYDELQKLAEQKEETYNIEKDSKDLDLVRPDTGVKDMQRDWIMSAGQSKRIWNELYKVIDSSDVVLQVLDARDPIGTRSPPIEKYLKTEKPHKHLMFILNKVDLVPTWVTQRWVAILSSEYPTVAFHASMTHPFGKGSLINLLRQFAKLHMDKKQISVGFIGYPNTGKSSVINTLRSKKVCKVAPIAGETKVWQYITLMRRIYLIDCPGVVYPSSETDTEKVLKGVVRVELVKNPEDYVEEVLSRVKPDYIRKTYKIDEWNDHIDFLEKLARRTGKLLKKAEPDITIASRMVLNDWQRGKLPFYIPPPGFEEPLTRVETNESSVENNNTEQENDVGTDETETVPNKEPAKLELSVIQDFRKIRVGLSYSGDDIRNVLPVEDNKSVNNNESENGIEISSISSDIDDNDMNEIQDDQNVSIEETLLVENKENGECNKNIENDENDNEANNEYSDDEIHLPLEKDTLLQSAYDIREEEYDSSDSEMLDKNTVSSSGTFKISAVSGKVEHSIGKVGRTLTSKQKRALERASKRKKVGSNFYEVTNVKNRNRNRKVPKIKRT, encoded by the coding sequence ATGGCAAAATCACGAGTTACATCGAAACCTCCTCGAAAGGAGGGATTCAATCGTTCAGGGCATAGTATGAACCCTGAACGTCCCACAGAAGGATTAAAAGGTGTAGCTAAAGTTCGAACTAAAGCAACAATCAAAAGGTTGCAAATGTATCGTAATCAAAAACCGAAACGCGACCGCACAGGTAAAATAATTAGTCCAGCACCATTCCAAGGCTGGCAACCATCTGGTACTATGTCTCGCGTAGAACCTTCACAAAGATGGTTCGGTAATTCGAGAGTAATTTCTCAAAATGctttacaaaaatttcaagatgAATTAGGGAAAGCTATGAAGGATCCATATAATGTTATTATGAAACCTACTCAGATGCCAACAACTCTGCTTCAACAGAAAGCTGCAAATGCAAGAGTGCATTTATTAGATACAGAAAGTTTTGAAAGTGTGTTTGGTCCAAAAAAATTAAGGAAAAAACCGAATTTACCAATATCCTCATATGATGAACTACAAAAATTAGCAGAGCAAAAGGAAGAAACATACAACATAGAAAAAGATTCTAAAGATCTTGATCTTGTAAGACCAGATACAGGTGTAAAAGATATGCAGAGGGACTGGATCATGTCAGCAGGGCAAAGTAAAAGAATTTGGAATGAATTATATAAAGTTATAGATTCCTCTGATGTTGTTTTACAAGTGTTGGATGCTAGGGATCCTATAGGTACTAGATCTCCACCCATagagaaatatttgaaaacaGAGAAGCCTCACAAACATTTAatgttcattttaaataaGGTAGATCTTGTTCCAACATGGGTTACACAAAGATGGGTTGCAATTTTAAGTTCAGAATATCCAACAGTAGCATTTCATGCCTCAATGACACATCCATTTGGTAAAggttctttaattaatttattacgTCAATTTGCAAAATTACATATGGATAAGAAACAAATCAGTGTAGGCTTTATAGGATATCCTAATACCGGGAAAAGTTCAGTTATAAATACTTTAAGATCGAAAAAAGTATGTAAAGTTGCACCAATCGCGGGTGAAACGAAAGTATGGCAGTATATTACTTTGATGCGTCGTATTTACTTAATAGACTGTCCAGGTGTAGTTTATCCATCATCAGAAACTGATACAGAAAAAGTTTTGAAGGGTGTAGTTAGGGTAGAACTTGTTAAAAATCCTGAAGATTACGTTGAAGAAGTATTATCCCGCGTAAAACCAGATTATATACGTAAAACTTATAAGATTGACGAATGGAACGATCACATCGATTTTTTGGAAAAGTTAGCACGTAGAACTgggaaattgttaaaaaaagcAGAACCAGATATTACCATTGCTTCACGAATGGTTTTAAATGATTGGCAACGCGGTAAATTACCATTTTATATTCCTCCTCCTGGTTTTGAAGAACCATTAACAAGAGTAGAAACTAATGAATCTTctgttgaaaataataatactgaACAAGAAAATGATGTTGGCACAGATGAAACTGAAACTGTACCAAACAAAGAACCAGCCAAACTTGAATTGTCTGTAATACAagattttcgaaaaataagaGTTGGTTTATCATATTCCGGTGACGATATTCGAAATGTATTACCCGTTGAAGACAATAAATCTGTAAATAACAATGAAAGTGAAAACGGTATTGAAATTAGTTCTATTTCATCAGACATAGATGACAACGATATGAATGAAATTCAAGATGATCAAAATGTATCCATTGAAGAAACATTGTTagtagaaaataaagaaaatggcgaatgtaataaaaatattgaaaatgatgaaaatgatAATGAGGCAAATAATGAATATTCTGATGATGAAATTCATCTACCATTAGAGAAAGATACTTTGCTGCAAAGTGCATATGATATAAGAGAAGAAGAATATGATTCTAGCGATAGTGAAATGTTAGATAAAAATACTGTATCTAGTAGTGGtacatttaaaatttctgCTGTATCTGGTAAAGTGGAACATTCAATAGGAAAAGTAGGAAGGACCTTAACAAGTAAACAAAAACGAGCTTTAGAAAGAGCCagtaaaagaaagaaagttggtAGTAATTTTTATGAAGTTACTAAtgtgaaaaatagaaatagaaatagaaaggTTCCAAAAATTAAACGAACATAA